The Canis aureus isolate CA01 chromosome 9, VMU_Caureus_v.1.0, whole genome shotgun sequence genome has a segment encoding these proteins:
- the LOC144321119 gene encoding uncharacterized protein LOC144321119 isoform X3, translated as MFHKGTQVPREEKGERHNSQKAMDREMQGQEKINRREATFPLPSLAQCDFLTHLPSGFPTNWSSWRQCWKIRGENRRAEAHQAMALPMAVTSLYILQRTWRALVNLATQSNIGLEGKDSQMVEVLNGMNQISVTLHGRDFHLPIHHSKEEGTGRDHQKSKVAGEVRWRHHGLFQTCSLASPFASTPGSPSHCTQPFHDPGSS; from the exons ATGTTCCACAAGGGGACCCAGGTTCCcagggaagagaagggggaaagaCACAACTCCCAGAAGGCGATGGATAGGGAAATGCAG GGCCAGGAGAAAATTAACAGAAGAGAGGCCACATTCCCTCTTCCCAGCCTGGCCCAGTGTGATTTCCTGACTCACCTGCCCTCTGGCTTCCCTACCAATTGGTCTAGTTGGAGGCAGTGTTGGAAGATCAGAGG TGAGAACAGGAGAGCAGAGGCCCACCAGGCAATGGCTTTACCCATGGCTGTCACCAGTCTATACATTTTACAAAGAACATGGAGAGCTCTGGTTAATCTGGCTACTCAATCAAACATAG GGTTGGAAGGGAAGGACTCCCAGATGGTGGAAGTTTTAAATGGAATGAACCAGATTTCTGTGACTTTGCATGGGAGAGACTTCCA TCTTCCTATCCACCATTCCAAGGAAGAAGGAACTGGAAGAGACCATCAAAAATCGAAGGTGGCAGGAGAAGTTCGCTGGAGACACCACGGACTTT TCCAGACCTGCTCACTAGCCAGCCCTTTTGCCAGCACACCCGGATCTCCTTCCCACTGTACTCAGCCATTCCATGATCCAGGCAGCAGCTAG